The genomic region aatattatcgtACAAGTTTGAAAAACAATTGATCAATATATGATCGTACCGGTTCCTCCGGCTCAACATTGAATAAACTTCTTAACTTTGGTACAAGATCAACGTGCCCACGGAAATATACGTGTCTATAAATCTACGCTTATCTACATGATATGAAGCTTCGAAAGCTCGCTCGAACACCGCGAGTTCTCGTTTCATCGTCCGTGtgtatataatagtaataattggttgataaaataatgtgtgtatgcgtgtattGTACAACTTTTACAACTTTCTTAGTTCCAGGACTTGGTCACGGGAAGAGAGCGCGAGATACGAGCGACGCCCGAGCGTTTCACCGCGACAGATCTCGCGCGGCGGTGCGATTCTCCGTAGTCTGAAAAGAACTAGAGACTAATTTGTAGAGATTAGTAGAAACATTAGCGAATCGCCGGGGCGAGGGCGGTGTCCTTTTGTAGAGTTATGCTCCGAAAATTCACTGTGactattgaaaatctatagtttacgttacatatgtatatgtaatatagattttcagtactctTTGTGAGTGAATAACGTGCAATGTACCTTAGGTCTGACAACGCTTTCTGATAATGTATGCGTgtgagagaaatttttaaattcggTACGAAAAACGCTTTTTGCTGTCGCgtttaaaaactgaaatttatatTTGGAATAAAGTTCGTTACGCAACACTTAATTTCTTTCTCTCACATacggataaataaaaattaagtaataagcTCTTCGATTAGAAAGTCGCGCATTTAATGAGCCAAGGAAAGGTGAATCACACAGCCcgacgaagaaaaaaaagaatcacaGCGATATATAACAATGCTAACGCAAACTTTGTATACTTGTAAAATGCGAAAGTGTATAAATCCGACGCGCGATGCGATTATGCGAAAATGGTTCGATAGAGAGTGTAGAGCATCGTGTCGATGAAAGGTATCTCAAAATCCGATTTTGCGCGATGTGCTTTCGCCTACCGGAAGTTCCGTGCGCGTTACGACTTGCGCACGACCTACCGAAAAGCGCGCTGCGTAGAACCGAGATTCCGTCATCTTGAATCCATTCGAGATGATCCTTCTGGAAACTCCTTTTcttgtagaaaaaaaaggacCTTCTCCTCTTATATCTTTCGTGGAATCAAGTCGCTCGCCATTGTATCTCTCGACTTGTGTCTCTCGGATTCATCTTTCCGCTCGAAGAAAAGGAAAGTTCAAAGATCCTAAGGCGTGGGTGCGCTACGCGGGTATTATTattacgattattattattggtGCTGATTCTCGTCGTTTTCGTCCTGCGATATGATGCTCGACCTGTTGGAATGCACGTCGAGATCCATTGCGAAGGGTTTCGTCGAATTGCCGAGAAGCACCTGCGTGCTCTGGCCGTCGTCGATACTTAGCGAACACTCCAACGAGCTGTCACTGAAAGTACAGAAACAAATTTCTACTCGTCACTAGCGCCTTCGCGGATCGTCCCGGGTTGGACACGTGGTTAACTCGCTTTGACAATCGGTAGCCGATTGGTTTACCTGACGATACTGGCGCGGTCGACCGAGttaccgctgccgccgccgccgccgccgcctccggTCGTCGACGCCGTACAATTTTCGCCGTTGCACGCTCGTTCGCCATTGCTGCTGCAAGAGGAGGTTCTGGTACTGGTGCCAGTTGTGGCGGCAGTGACAGTGGTAGTGGCAGTGGCAGTAGCAGTGGCGGCGACAGCCGCTGCcatcgccgctgccgccgctgccTCCCGCATGGACGCCCGTCTAGACTCCTCGTGGCACTCGCACTTGCACTCTTCCGGTTGCACGTAATTGTAACCGCCGCTGATAGTCTTCGCGATCTCCTCCTCTGGCCGCGGTATCGTCTGTATCCGTTTTGGTGCTTTTCGCTTTTCAGGTATCTCTTCAAAGTTGATCCAGTTGCTTGGTCTTGTTGCTGATGTTGCTGATGCTGccgctgctgttgctgttgctgtcACTGCTGCTGATattgacgatgacgatgacgatgaagctgttgctgctgctgttgctgctgctgctgctgctgctgctgatgctCTCGGTGGCAGTGGAGGTGGACTAGGTGATTTTCCTTGATTAACGGTTTTGCGGCCACCGTCCGGCGGCACCTTGCCCGCAAATTCTGTGAATGTATTCGCTGTACTGGCGTGTTGCCGACGCGGGCTTTTGAGCTTGAAACTATCCTCTCGCGGCAGAGAAATCTTCATCCGTTCCACGCGCCGCTCATCTAACGATGTCTGCATCACAAATTCATCCAGCAGAGTCGGGTTTATCGGCGTGGTTGAACGCGGTCTCTCAATAGGGATCgttctgttaattaaaatattaatcacaaattattaaatacccTTAAATAGTTCCATgtgcaattttttacattactaTAACTTTTTACactatataatgtaattataattacaataattttataatataatttgaagatttggactgacatttaaaaaaaaagaggatgctatactgacagGAATTACCAACACATTAcggtgttcattaattttcaaattagcTCTACAGGTCACAAAACCCTTttgcagaataaaagtacgtaccaaaacaaagtgcgggctgataaattttacgagaaaatcgaacaaaaagtttaaaatttagttaatttcgACTCATGaatctgtcaaccaaggttaacttttgtcatttactaacattttatagctcgtatgtatgaaatgagatcAGGCCgcgaacaacactgactgtgtgtccTTCCAGTCAGAAGCctaccaaaaaaaatttaacaaatgtaaacaattgtacgtgtacaaatttcgcttagcgcacgtaaacaacgACAAGCAGAGCAGtaactgtagttgataggtcttttcacagatggcgaaataatcgaaaaatacacgtctatgcgttggacaaagagcgataacCTGATCttcctcgaaaaataatctgcagtgccAACGTCGAGGAacttcttcggtcactataacATCCTCTTAACTATCCATGTAGATACGATTTACAGGTTTACAGAGATATTCTTTTTTGCATTATTCTCAACATGAGAGTGCACGAAAGTTTTGAAAGAGTACCTGCTACCCATGGGTCGTAAATTTTCAACGTCCCGAATatctttatacttttaattaaattacttaaagtaTCGAAAATCGACATTTTGGAAAAAATCAgcaaatcatgattttacaaCTGATTTgctgatttttcaaaaatgttgattttcgatattttaagttattcaactttttaaagCGATTTATATCGTACTTTTTTCCGTTCGTCTTTGGACTCTTTAGAGTCAACTAAAAGACTCTTCTGGTttttgttttaagttaaaattaaaaattttgaaattttttaattcaaagtactcattttttgcacatttttataacacaatttctttaaacaattttataattacttgagaatgaaatattttttattcgggTCTCGTTTTATATCGTCTTTCAGTGTGACAAAGTTACAGAGTTCCATAGACTCGTGAGTAGCGAGGAAGGTAACCAAAAACAAGGGTAGCAAGCTAGAGTTAATATCGTGTATCGTGACATGAAAGGTTTCATTTGAATTACCTTACTTCCTGAAGTCGCTGTTTAACCGGTAGAATAGGTACAGCGACACTTTTTTCCATTGGCAGCGTCGTCGGTACGTAGGGAAGATCTTCCTCAAAGCTCTCCTCATAGAAGAGACCCTTTCGTTCGTCCGGCAGCTCTTCAGCCAGTTTTTCGACCTTATTGCGAATAAACTCAATCTCCGAATCTCTCTCGGATTCAGAGCTGTTGTGATCCAAATCGGATATAACACTAGGCGTTTTTACCAAATTTTCCTGTTCCAGCTTGCTGATCTTGTCATCGAGAAGATCAAGTCTTTTAGTTTCTTGGACAAGTCGGCAAGATTCTCCCGAGCTTATCTTTTTCTGCTGCATCACTACATCGTCGGATAATTCTGATagctgttgttgttgctgctgctgctgctgctgctgctgctgctgctgctgctgctgctgctgctgctgctgctgctgctgctgctgctgctgctgctgctgctgctgctgctgatgatgatgatgatgagtCTCTTTGCTTTTTCTTTTCGGCTTCGTTATGTCCGGCCTTTTGCCATCAGATTCTTTCGATGAGCCACCGGATGACGTTCGCGAGTCTGTCGATTTAATTTCTACTTTAATATCTGGTTTTGTCGTAGTCGATGACTTGACCGGTGGCGGCGGAGTTTCCATTTTGTTAGCTTGCGCGCTAATCTTCGAGTCCCTCGTTGAACTTTTTAGTACATGCGAATCTTTCGACACGCTCTGCGGAAGCTGATTATCCTTGGTTGAGCTTCCGAACGCAGTCTGCGTCGCCATAATTGTCTCTATCTGCGCTTCGGCCctaattttagcgacgtttatCGAAGACGATGGTGTCGGATGGTGCTCGATCGAAACCTCTGTGATTATGCTGCCGGTATGCGGCCCCTCGGAATCGTACTCGTCCAACAGTTTCGTTGGCGTTTCCAATGGTATCGAAACGCTCTCCGACGGCAATGCTTCCTCGTAATTTCTGTCATCGGCGTGCAAACTAATAAAGATGGAATCTTCTTGACGattcctctctttctccgtgTTGAATGTAAATTCTACATGACCGATGCTCTCCAGAGATGGCTGTTCGTCCCCACTGGCAACTTCGAAGTCGCACGAGGCTGCAATCGCCTCATCGTAGCTCTTCTTCCTCTCACGTTTTTTAAACAAGCTCAACGTAGATGAAAACATTCCCTTAGCTTTCGAGTCCTTCTTCATCGAACCCTTGTCGACGGAAACCCTCTCGCGTGACTTTGAACGACTTCTCAGGCTTTCCGTAGTGTCCTTCAATTTCGATGTTAAACTCCGTCGTGGCTTTGTGCTGGGCGATGGTGATTCCGGACTTAATACGCTGCCATCGGTTCTAGCCTATTTAATCGCAAATTAACGATATAATCATCAACGTAAGATTATAGTTTTTCcatcaaattttcttaaataatcttaattttctgaaacttcttacaaacaattacaaaaattacctctgaaaataaaaaatatatactgcaTACTGAACAAATTAATCATATACTTTTCAACAAATTCAACTTGttagtgtattattttttaacaagcaAACAGATTGTTAGATATAGAAAGATCAAAgcattttaaatcaagaaaaaaaaagcatttttaaggAGGGAACCTAGTGTAAATAATGGTTtttctcgattaaaaaaaaatatagtaaaatttatcgAATGTAGACAAACtatacaataatattcaatatttaaactaattaaaaaaatttttttgttgttgaaaaatttcaaaatggcggCAAAGCAATTGCTTGAAGTTGGCTTCTTGAATTTGCGTCAGCCTACCTACGCCGAAgtcacaaaattaatgtgaaacaaaaatttcaagaaaattttgttaatttatgtaaaaacgcacagcatatacttatatataattttaaaaaattcataaaattgcaaaaacggcgatataaacaaaaaaagcacTTTGAACAATTGttcataattattgtttaaagcaaaatattaataatctaataGGTATATGCTAAGGCCAGATAGTTGAAAAATaagcatgtaaaatttgaagataatcggtcaagtagtttttgagttacataGGCCGGCGCGCAAAATTTAGCGTTTTAAGAAAAAGGCAATTAAAAGTTGTACTATATACCTACGTGCTCTGGCCGCTAAGACCAATTCacctttctttgaaattaacacaaaagaaagtttcttataactttctaatgtttttttttgtattttttagataatttcctaacaatttcagcaaaaaacagaaaaagtgaaaaaaatcgaatttaCACTAGGTTCtcctcttaaaaaaaaaaattataaaattatactctaatgttttgaaaaatttattcaatattattcaatatcgTTACATTTTACACTGGACAAAATAAATCAGATACTTTTAAAAGTAATAGCACAGGTCTACGAAACAGATCCTGACATGTCAAAGCTGTTACAATTAGTCCATGtgagatttttttcaataaggaACAATTAAAATTCCCAACAACCATAATTATGGTAGATaaacgtaatattattataataccgAGCGCGCAGTGTCCCCTTTTTTCTCGCTGTCGAAAACGAAAAATCAAATCGAAATGAAACACTATACATGTATTACAACGTCCTGAAAAACCTAGAAATCATTGTGTTTGaccttaataaatttatttttcttaaaattgtgaTATGATACTGTGATAGCCAACTGAACGACAAATTCGTCTTCGTTCACGCAAAAATACATTAGAAACGACTCATAGTCACACTCTGATAACAAACCTGTTCGTAAACCTGTGCTGTTACTTCTAATAATGTATTATCTTTAGAACAAcaaattctaatacaaaatgTAACAATGTCgagtaatttttacaaagaaccttagcactttttttattatttcttgttttctttaattaaatactttgtAATGCTGTGATTTTCTTGTATCTAATAACCTGTttgcttgttaaaaaaatattcacaccaataaatttatctattgaaaggtgtataatttattatatatccgTGTTTCGCATTCAACTGAATATAAACTCTTTAactaatgtaaaaagaaataattagatTAGACTTCTTGTAACTCCCACAAAATAGAACTTGTGAATTTCTTACGATCGCGCAATTGCCATGAGAGTAGTAGTCTCAACGAATACGAAAcaaggaattaaataaaagcgaatgaaataattatgtataccgAGGGATTAAATTTCGTTGAAGATGGCCTGAAAGAGGCTCAAACGTACAAAAATGTAATTCAATCAAatcaatgtaataattaaaagattaattgaaTTGTTAAAGATTTACGCAAAAATAACAGCGTTTGccattgaatttaattaatgtttataatttattttatcccCTAGTACACTGTATGTATTGAGGATTACGCTATTTTCacataattaataagaattgtcaaaattatctaatatatctcaaatttttttttagactaacgaatataattaatctttcttcttttcttttttaaaaaccgCAAAATTTTTCGTAgcttaaattgttattattcatATACCTTAAACAACGAAGTAAAGCTACTTTTTCTAGAGACAGACGACGGACTGGGCGTTCGCGAACCTTCAAGATCACGAACTTTTTGATGTCTCGGTAACTTGGGACTTCCGGTGAGACTACTCGTCGTAGGTGTTGTCTGTACAATTTCCTTAAAGTTTTGAGATTTCTTCCTTTTGTCATTAAAATCAAGTGTCGCGGGTTTCTGAACTTCCTGGTTTTGAATCTTTGTTGATTGGcattgctgctgctgttgcttaCGTTGTTGATGCTGTTGTGCTTGCAACGTTGATCCTTGTTGTTCACcgaattttttgataattggtACCTGTATCCGGAATACAATAAGATAAatgatacaatatatttatcctGCATTAATCTCATACCATAGTCTCACATTTGAAAGCAAATATTCACATGCacctcttattaaaaaaattttaacgatatTTTAACGATAATTAAATGCCTCGCATGATGCACTTGAGAAAAAacgtcattttatttaaatttgtaatatgttGTAATTCTCTTATCTCTGATAAAAAGATTCTTCATCAATCttaatttacaaaacatttctTTGTCTAATTTCTGAGTTAAATGCATTGAATGCGATGTGTTTTATGAGATCCATTTGTATACAAATACGTACCTACATGAATTTGCACTCGTGTGCCTACTTATGCGTGTACAGatgcatacacgcacgcacgtgggTGAGATTGAGTGTGGtggggggagagggaggaggtGGAGAAGAGGGTGGAGGTAAATGCGAGTGCGAGCGCGAGcgcaagtgtgtgtgtgtgtgtgtgtgtgtgtgtgtgtgtgtgtgtgtgtgtgtgtgtgtgtgtgtgtgtgtgtgtgagtgggTGGGTGAATGAGTTGGTGGATGAGTGTAGATTTGAGAGAGAAAAGGTGGAAGAGAAgaaacatgtatatgtatatggaGTAAATAGAAAGCTTCACAAAAAGAAGTAGAAAACTGGTCACATGTTTGGTTTCTCGTCTCATTGAGTCCAACAATAGTTTCATATAGTCTATATCGATATGCATCTGTAACAGGCTCTATTCTCCATGGAGCTTTGGTCCCAAAAACCAATTGGAAGAGTGAGTCATGTGACCAGTTTGCCACTCTTTTCGAGTATTGaacgatattaaatttaaaatccaGTTGTATTGAATTTATCTGAGAGAGATATctgatatgaaaaataatattatgttatacatgtataacaaaaatacaaacttAACAAGCAAAACCAACCTCTATGTTAACTTTTTCCAAAAATCTTTTAGTGATTTCCACTTCTCGTTTAAAGATTTCTTTCCTTTCCTCACGACCGCGTCTTCTAGGCTTGTCCAACGGATCCGGCTTGAGATTACCACCTACTATAGGCACTTTAATACTCTCAGGAATCAATGCTTTTGTGGTATCGGCTTCCCGCTTCAGGAGTATCTTCTCGAGATCGTCAGTCTCCGGCTTCGACGGCTCTATCAGATTGTCAACTAGCGTCGGCTTGCTTCCGCAGAACGACGTCTCTAGTAAACACTTGTGAGGACTGGGGGATCTAAAAAAATCACAATGCACACGATCTTTCGTCAACAATTAAATCGTACATACGTACATTTGAGTTACTctttttcatatacatatgtatgtatatcaaaatatactttttcatatacatatgtatgtatatatatatatatatatatatatatatatatataaaattctagtTGTATAATTTTCCTCAAAGTCCTTCtccttttttattaacaaaccTTTAAggaaattcaaagaaaataatcaGAAAATTAAGCATCATGACGCTAGTTTTATTTGTTGATTAATTTGTAACGTCGATGTAACAATTATAACACTTGAATTTGTGTCATATGACTTGTGCGTAGGCAGAATCACGGGCGGAAACATAACGCTTGCGACGCGGTACAGTCAATCAAAGTTGGATCGAGTTTAACTTTTTCAGCGCGGTAAAATGCGACAAAGATTTGTATTGGGTTTAGCGCCAATTTCcaccgcgcgcacgcgcgacGAAAGCGTTATGCCTGTATACGGCTGTATCAGACTAAAGATCGAGATTAAGATTAGATTGAAATTTAGCCAATTTGAAGAAAGAAAATCAATCTCAAGTTTAGCGAAGTATgctttaattaatgaaattccaaTCCAATCTTAATCTAGTCTAATACAAGGAAGGAAATTTTTCAAGGTGTTAAATAATGCGTATATTAGCGTCAATATTAGcttaatattttgcattttgcatTCCTTGCCTGGAAGAAGTCGCTGACATGACCGAGAGCTTTCCAGAGACGCCAGAGCCTTGACTACCGACCGACGACAGCCTAGACGTTCTACCGCTGATGTTGAGCAAACATATCTCCGAGCAATTACTGTCCTTGCGTTCACGATCCTGTCCCGGCTGCTTGCCGCTGTAATCCGATTGGGATCCGTCGACCTCCTTCCGTTTCCGTCTTTTGGACTCTCGTTTGCGGTCCTGTTCGTGAACTGGATCCTGTAAATCTAGCTCCTCCGTAGAAGATCTGAGATCTTGGGCATCCTCCTTGTAGCCCAACGTCAGCTTGCAACCGGCCGGAGGTTCCGTACCTAAAAATTTACATCaccatttttagatttttcctttcttcaaaGTGTATAGCATACCCtccactttttaaatttacctacatgtaaaataataaaaaggtaacgaaacatttctcttttttcgTACATTTGACTTTTGTCCAAATACTTAACGTCCGCGCGTAATAACCATCTCTAACGTTCGAACAATTTCACAAATCTATTATGCGTCGCGTCCTCTCGCGctttttatcaaatgtgtaacaAATTCAACTATATtgcaattatcaataaaaataatagaatgaCAGAACTATCTAAGACTACTATCAATTGAcaaattcgaataaaaaatatttataacgctCGTTTATCTAAGTTAGctcattaattacaaaaaaaatacataattatctaATGTTATCTAAACCTATTACACTAATTAAAAATCGtgtattcaaaaattaaaatataattacacatagagttgatattaaatttgttcatcTGGCAtatttgctctctctctctctctctctctctctctctctctctctctctctctcatgctTAACAAACAACTATGAAAATGCTAAGTagctatgtaaataaaatgcgAATATTCTTCTAAATTACTTAGTAACCCAATTTACCTGGAAAAAATTTGAGTCGATTCCTATGTTTTCTTTGAGAaattattatgtcttattaatccaatctatatatatataataaacatgcCGTTACTGGCAGGACGGCAAGACTCACGTTTTGTCAGTAATTATACAGACATTAACTAAATCATTATTAACTCTGAAATCGGTGATTATTTCCCAACTTGATTTATATCCAAAAATATGTATACTCTCAGATAGCACAAGACATCCTATGGACATCCGTTTTAGGTCCACACGTCCATGGACATAAAATGGACATTTATCGTATGTCCAATTTTGGACGTCTGTTAATGGCCAATTTTTGGACGTCCATAGAATATTCGTATTTGGATGTCAATCGGGAAGCGCACTATTACCGCGCAGGTATAATGTTTCATGCGTCTTTTGTcgcaaatacaaaatatgtttacatttggacattttttaaatgtccatcttatttaaaaaattttctaagtctGCTCGCGATGTGTTGATTTCGCTGCAaacttaacaatttttttacgaaaaatttattgataaattttttgataaatatttattttaatattgtaaaaaagcgTTTTcataacgttaaataaaataacaatgttttctaaagtgataaaaatcgagaatttttcttaagaattttttccggaaaattCCAAGCAGTCATCCATCCAAgtcgtaattgtaaaaaaaatataattttatatgtccttatataaataatatgctttaattatatatgtttcattttttcaataacatatattcactcgatatacatgtgttaacacaaagtgttcacagatcaccATCAGGCATCAGTTCATAGCGGActtacaggtcaagcaacgttcagcGAGATTACGACTTGGATAAGTGGCTgcttgaaaatttttgaaaaaaaattcttgagaaaaatttcaaacttttttttactttaagtaacatttttattttagttaacattaagaaaacggttttttacaatattaaaataaatttttataaatacattttttttggaAGGGTACTAAAAATTATATCCATTTTAGGTCCTTTTGAATGTCTAATGGACGTCCCGCTGAACGTTCTATGGACGTCCAACAGATTTACAAACGTTCCTTGAATGGACGTCCATCGGGCCATTAATTGAGCATCCATTGGACGTCCCAATGTCCACGGACGGGCGTTCGATGGATGTTCGATGGACGTCCATGTGCTATCTGGGCTGTATACATTAACTCATTTGATACtatcaattttaattctgtGCTTCAATTTTCTACCGTTATATTATCAATATGACCCAAAAAGACGGAATCGATCTaaagttaaatatcttttagaaatatattcaGTTGTTTTTTTCGAAGGTtgatatttctataattttgaaGATTAAGCAATTTACTTGACAGATTTGAGTGTGTTAAGATAATCTGTTCGTTTCGTACATATAAAGAATAACGTTAAtcagcaaataatttttaaataataatgatcaaAAGTTCGAGAAGTGTGTcgttaggtttttttttttacatgactgtggcatattttttctttaaattaaaattttctaattctcaGTATGTTATTTAAGAAGCTtattttatctcaatttttccaacaaatacatatattttttttttaatgatgttcctaaattttttttcttttttttaagtatctcTTTTATTGGTacaaggatatatatatatatatatatatatatatatatatatacatatatgtaggtACATTTATTTGTTACCATTGTATTTCTTAACGTGAGTAATTCCTTAATGTCGTTTCGATTGACAAAAAATTGCTACAATATGTTCAGTTGAATGAGTTTAACTGAATAATTACAAGCAATTAAAGTTGGATTCCATAACAAAATGGAGTAGTATAATATTCTAGAGATAATACTTCTCAAAAGAATTACCGTTTGATCATCTTTACCGTAAATATCACAATTGTAATTATCGCGCATAGCGCTTGATCATTTCATTCCGATTAAAGTTGTCAAACTAACATGATAGAAAGTTACGTGAATATCGcattacttaaattttacacGATATAATACAATCGGTGTCTATTGAGCAAAATACAAAGAGAATtgaaatggaaatggaaaaacAATCGttgaat from Solenopsis invicta isolate M01_SB chromosome 7, UNIL_Sinv_3.0, whole genome shotgun sequence harbors:
- the LOC105202070 gene encoding formin-J isoform X4; this translates as MSATSSRSPSPHKCLLETSFCGSKPTLVDNLIEPSKPETDDLEKILLKREADTTKALIPESIKVPIVGGNLKPDPLDKPRRRGREERKEIFKREVEITKRFLEKVNIEVPIIKKFGEQQGSTLQAQQHQQRKQQQQQCQSTKIQNQEVQKPATLDFNDKRKKSQNFKEIVQTTPTTSSLTGSPKLPRHQKVRDLEGSRTPSPSSVSRKSSFTSLFKARTDGSVLSPESPSPSTKPRRSLTSKLKDTTESLRSRSKSRERVSVDKGSMKKDSKAKGMFSSTLSLFKKRERKKSYDEAIAASCDFEVASGDEQPSLESIGHVEFTFNTEKERNRQEDSIFISLHADDRNYEEALPSESVSIPLETPTKLLDEYDSEGPHTGSIITEVSIEHHPTPSSSINVAKIRAEAQIETIMATQTAFGSSTKDNQLPQSVSKDSHVLKSSTRDSKISAQANKMETPPPPVKSSTTTKPDIKVEIKSTDSRTSSGGSSKESDGKRPDITKPKRKSKETHHHHHQQQQQQQQQQQQQQQQQQQQQQQQQQQQQQQQQQQQQLSELSDDVVMQQKKISSGESCRLVQETKRLDLLDDKISKLEQENLVKTPSVISDLDHNSSESERDSEIEFIRNKVEKLAEELPDERKGLFYEESFEEDLPYVPTTLPMEKSVAVPILPVKQRLQEVRTIPIERPRSTTPINPTLLDEFVMQTSLDERRVERMKISLPREDSFKLKSPRRQHASTANTFTEFAGKVPPDGGRKTVNQGKSPSPPPLPPRASAAAAAAAATAAATASSSSSSSISAAVTATATAAAASATSATRPSNWINFEEIPEKRKAPKRIQTIPRPEEEIAKTISGGYNYVQPEECKCECHEESRRASMREAAAAAAMAAAVAATATATATTTVTAATTGTSTRTSSCSSNGERACNGENCTASTTGGGGGGGGSGNSVDRASIVSDSSLECSLSIDDGQSTQVLLGNSTKPFAMDLDVHSNRSSIISQDENDENQHQ
- the LOC105202070 gene encoding AF4/FMR2 family member lilli isoform X3 encodes the protein MASGLPNVHQKKLGPAPIASFEDLSEDVENGESAAAAAAAATAAAVTTGRMPGIVEVTTPATPGSSLKTPSTPRIDISRASSSSHHEDSNSRDSSPERELLAGTEPPAGCKLTLGYKEDAQDLRSSTEELDLQDPVHEQDRKRESKRRKRKEVDGSQSDYSGKQPGQDRERKDSNCSEICLLNISGRTSRLSSVGSQGSGVSGKLSVMSATSSRSPSPHKCLLETSFCGSKPTLVDNLIEPSKPETDDLEKILLKREADTTKALIPESIKVPIVGGNLKPDPLDKPRRRGREERKEIFKREVEITKRFLEKVNIEVPIIKKFGEQQGSTLQAQQHQQRKQQQQQCQSTKIQNQEVQKPATLDFNDKRKKSQNFKEIVQTTPTTSSLTGSPKLPRHQKVRDLEGSRTPSPSSVSRKSSFTSLFKARTDGSVLSPESPSPSTKPRRSLTSKLKDTTESLRSRSKSRERVSVDKGSMKKDSKAKGMFSSTLSLFKKRERKKSYDEAIAASCDFEVASGDEQPSLESIGHVEFTFNTEKERNRQEDSIFISLHADDRNYEEALPSESVSIPLETPTKLLDEYDSEGPHTGSIITEVSIEHHPTPSSSINVAKIRAEAQIETIMATQTAFGSSTKDNQLPQSVSKDSHVLKSSTRDSKISAQANKMETPPPPVKSSTTTKPDIKVEIKSTDSRTSSGGSSKESDGKRPDITKPKRKSKETHHHHHQQQQQQQQQQQQQQQQQQQQQQQQQQQQQQQQQQQQQLSELSDDVVMQQKKISSGESCRLVQETKRLDLLDDKISKLEQENLVKTPSVISDLDHNSSESERDSEIEFIRNKVEKLAEELPDERKGLFYEESFEEDLPYVPTTLPMEKSVAVPILPVKQRLQEVRTIPIERPRSTTPINPTLLDEFVMQTSLDERRVERMKISLPREDSFKLKSPRRQHASTANTFTEFAGKVPPDGGRKTVNQGKSPSPPPLPPRASAAAAAAAATAAATASSSSSSSISAAVTATATAAAASATSATRPSNWINFEEIPEKRKAPKRIQTIPRPEEEIAKTISGGYNYVQPEECKCECHEESRRASMREAAAAAAMAAAVAATATATATTTVTAATTGTSTRTSSCSSNGERACNGENCTASTTGGGGGGGGSGNSVDRASIVRNLFLYFQ